One Sulfurimonas sp. HSL-3221 genomic window, AAAGGCGGTTACACCTACGGACGTACACCGACAGCCAACGAACTCGAAGCATGGAACACAACGGTAACACCGTGGCGTCTGCCGCCGAAAGGCGAAGGTACAGCCGAAGAGGGTGAAGCAGTTTACGAAGCCAAATGTGTCATGTGTCACGGCGACTTCGGTTCCGGCGGCGGCGGTTATCCGGCGCTCTCCAAAGGGAATGCATACGACAACATGGCCACACTGAAACACCAGCGTACCGGTCCGGACATGGAAGGTCCGATCCGCGTATTCGGTAACTACTGGCCGGAAGCGAGCACCCTGTGGTGGTACATCATGGAAGGTATGCCGCATCCGGATACACGCAGCCTGACTGAAGACGAAGTCTATGCACTCGTTGCCTATATCATGAACCTCAATGAGATGGAGATCGACGGCGAAGAAGTTGATTACGAATATGTCCTCGACCAGGAGAAATTCGCGAAGATCGTTATGCCGAACAAAGACGGTTTCGAACCGGTCATCGACGGTGCAAACGGTCTTGAGAACGTCCGTGCTTATTTCGCGGATCCTGCAAACTTCGGTGCGCAGAAAATCGCTTCTGCCGACGAGCGTTGTATGAGCAACTGTCAAAAAGAGACTGCGAAAGTCGTAGGAATCTCTATCGAGCAGAAAGAGTTCCTTCCGCCGCTCTCCGAAGTCCGTGACCTTCCGAAGGTCGAGAACACAAGCGGTGTAGACCTCGAAGCGAAGAATACCTATGAATCCAGCTGTGCCGTTTGCCACGGTGCTGCGGGCATGGGTGCTCCGGTGGTCGGCGACAAGAAGGCGTGGGACGCTGTTGTCGGCAAGGGTATGGACAAGGTCTATGCCCGTGCCATCAACGGTACTGACATGGGTATGCCTCCGAAGGGGGGCACAGACCTGTCTGACGACAAACTCAAGGCGGTGGTTGATTACATGATCAGCCAGAGCAAATAAATCTCAACCAAAGGATAAACATATGCAAAGAAGAACATTCCTCTCTCTCGCAGCTGGCGCTTGCGCCCTGGCTGCTGTACCGGCAAGCGTCCGTGCGGAAGATTTCCGTAAATCCAAGCCGACAGTTTGGACAGCAAAAACTGTCGACGACGCCCTCAAAGCGATGTACGGCACAACGGCTACTGTCGCTGAAGGCGTCACAGTCGTCGCTCCGGACGTTGCAAGCAACGGTGGTGCGGTTCCGGTTGATGTCAAGTCTGACATCGCTGCAAAATCCGTCATGATCGTCCAGAACGTCAACCCGGAATCTGCGGTTATCGTTTACGACCTCAACGAGTACAGCATCATCGACTTCTCCATCAAGATCAAGATGAAAGCTTCCGGTACGATCACAGCAATCGTACAGGGTAACGACGGCAAGCTCTACAGCGGCTCCAAAACACTCGACGTTGCACTCGGTGGTTGTGAGGGCTGATCGCCTTCGCCTATAGAAAACGAAAATAGAAAGGTAATATCATGAGAATCAAAGCAAAACTCAAAGGTAATGTTGTTTCTGTAAAAGCGATGGCGAAGCACGACATGTGGACATACGATATCGCTGAGAAGAAAACCGGCGACCGCAACAACGCGAACTTCATCACGCACATCGACGCCAAAGTCGGCGCGGCAACTGTTATGGACGCTTCTGTCAGCCAGTTCCTCTCCAAGAACCCGATCTTCAAGTTCGCGTTCAAAGGCGACTTCAAAGCGGGTGACGAACTCGTGATGACTTGGGTTGACCTCAAGGGCAACACCAAGACTTCCAAAGCCAAAATCAAATAATCCCCGGGTGGACGCTTCGGCGTCCCACCGCTTTCTCTCCAAGGCACCAACAGTGTATAAACACCACTTCATCACTCTTTTTATTCTCACGTCGTTCTTTTTCTCCTTGTCCGCACGCGATATCGACCTGAACCGTATAGCAATCGATACGGCCAAGCAGAAGAAGACCCTCCTAGTCTGGCTTCACAAAAATGACTGTGGTTACTGTGAAGCAATGTATGAATTTACCCTCGGCGACGACAAAGTCGCATCCCTGATTCAATCCTCTTTTGAACTTGTCGATATCAACATCAACGACGATGACACCGTGGCGTTCAAGGAGTTCAAGGGGAGCGGACACGACTTCGCCAAACATGTCGGATACAACTTCTACCCCTCCTCGCTTTTTCTGGATGCCGATGGGGAGATCATCTTTGCCGCACCGGGATATGTCGAAGAGAAGGATTTTTTGAACATGCTCGACTATGTCAGCAGCGGTGCGCATAAAAGCATGACCTATGACAGCTTTAAACGGGAGGGAAAAAGTGAATAAGCACAAAGGAAAGGTCCTGGGCCTTTTTCATGCCCTGAAAGGGGTTGAAGGGCGTCATGAGTATGATATGATCGAAATCGACGAGCAGGGTATTATCGGCGATAAATATTACGGCAAGAACCTCAACCGTACCATTCTGATCACTTCCGAAGAGGCCAGCTACGTCATGGCGGCCGACGAAGGCATCACAATGCCCTACGGCTCGTTGGGAGAGAACATTGTCATCGATATCAGTCCCTATCACCTTCAGGCTGGCCAGCAATTGAAGATCGGTGAGACGATCGTCGCCATCACCCAGAACTGCACCCTCTGCAGCAGCCTCGGCAAAGTCGACGCCAGACTGCCGGAGCTCCTCAAGAACGACCGCGGTATTTTTGCGAAAACACTCCAGGGCGGTAAAATAAAAAAAGGTGATACAGTCACCATACTCTGAATTAAGGACTCTGCCGCTACACTAGTCTCACAAACTTATCACGAAGGAGTGAGATGAAACCGTTTGCAAGGACCCTTCTCTGGACAGTACTGTCCCTGACACTGCTGATCAGCACCGCCGCCACCGATACGAACACACAGCAGGATATCCGGATCTTTACCGTTGAAAACAGCGGCGGGAAAATTACCGGGAAAAGCATAGAAAAAGCCTTTGAAGCAGCCGGTTTTCTGATCGATGGCAACAACGACATGAACAAGCCCTTCAAAGCCCGGTTCGGTGCGACGCACTACCCGGTCTACCGCCTGGCGACCATTCACGATCCCGATCTCTCCGCCAAACTGATCGCCGTTAATCCGCTGATGGGGCTGCTGACGCCGCTCTCCATGTCTATTTGGCAGGATAATGAAGGGAGCATGAATATCTCCGTCCTCTCCTTGCGCGGTCTTTCGCGTATGACGCAGATCCCAATGAACAACCCCGACCTTGTCGCCCTGGCAGCTAAAATGGAGAAGGCGCTGCGTGCCGCCCTTCCTGGGGGCCATTTCAAGTCGCTGGCCTATCAAAAGGTCGCAGACCCTGCCACACCCCTTTCGGTGACCTTTAAGGCCGTATTTGAGGCTCCAAAGGATGGATCTGTTCTTGATGCCAAAGATGACTTTGAAGCTGAATTCGAAGGAGAGATGGAGCCCATTGGTTTTCTCTTCCCAGGGTTTATCGACGTCAACGAAGAGCTGCAGGAGCGTGATGATGATAGTTATGACTTTTATGACACCTATTCTGTCTGCAAACTCGACGTCATCTTCCCGATCCATCAAACCCATCCGGAAGTCGGTGCCTTCGCGCCCTGTACCTTTTTCCTCTACAAGAAACATGGAGAAAAAACTGTCCATATGGGCTTCCCATCCGTTCAGAACTGGATCGCTTCGACGGATATTGCAGACAAAACCTCTCTAGACCCTCTGATCGAAGCGGAAAACCTCTTCATCGATACGGTTAACGGCATTACGGAATAACGCTCGGGACGGCAGGACCGTCCTCAACCATCTTCACACGATCACACCCAGCAATCCCCTAATCGACAGCAACAACATATATGATACAAAAGAGTGCTGGTTAAGCCTGTAGAACACTGGCTGAAATGAAAGAGGAATAGCTATGCAGCCGGGAGGCCGCATTGTTATTTAAATGGTGTCGAAAGCTCTTCTTCAATCGCACCCGGCGTGTTGACAATTTGCATAAACTCCCCCATGCTCAGCAGAGGATAACTGATGGCAATGTAGTATTTTGCCGCCAAAGCCTGTGCTTTACCCTCTTCGATCAGGATCGTATACGGCAAAATCTCGGCATTCTTCGCACCGATCGTCTTAACGAATGACTTTGTCTCATCACTCAGGGCGTACCCGACCAGCACTTTGCCCTCGCCAAGCGGCAGTTTAAAGACAACCGAACGGCCGTCATTATACGTCTCAAGCTTTGAAAGCAAAGCTTGCGTGTCACCCTCTGCCAGCGCGTACGTGTCTTCATAATAGGGCATACCGATCATAAAATGGTAGCCGGCGAGTTTGTCGTATTCGAAAGCATCCTCGGATACGCTGAGATCACCCAGCGCTTTTTGCAGCGCCGCTGTCAGCGTGTCGCCCAGGGTGTGATCATACTCCGACTGGAAAAATGCCTTCCCGAAATAGACCGGATTCGTGACGGCGATGCGTTGGTTTTCACCATCCACGAGCACACGGAGGACCGCGCCGAAACCGCGCCCCGGTTTCTTTGCAGCTGCTTTGAGTGCTTCAGTCGTCATGACAATCGTTTCGCTCTTATCTGTTGTCGCATACCTCCCGACAATCTCAAACCCTGCCGCTTGCAACGTCGACATTACGGCAGCCTTATCTTGATAGGGTGCGTAATAATAGGCACTCACTTTCTCGCCAATCGGTTCGGCCGCAGCATGGGCATCCACCCAAAACAAGATGGCGGCCAACAAAATCAACAATGCTTTCATTCTCTTTTCCTTTCTATTGGTTGCACCTCTGCCCTCCCGGGAGAAAAGCGTCACTGCTTGTTCGCTTTCATTGAAAATTCGGCACGGAAATATCCTGCTTCTATGCGTCATAGTGTCTGATGCCAATGATTCAATGGATCCCGCCCGGGAGCGGGAGTGTGGAGGTATGGTTCTTTTAAAAGTCGTATGTCAACTGGAACGTGACACCGGACTGCGAGTGTTTTACTTCATTGCTCGGTCCTGTCATCCCCATGCCGTCAAGGGCGGAAGTATCGAATGAAACTTTCGTTTCCAGTGCGTACGTCAGCGCCAGATCGACGGAGAGCTGCTCTGTCAGCGGCGCGGAAGCACCCGCCGTAATATGGTCTTCTACGACCGCCGGGAACCCAAGGAGGTTGAAGACGTTGATGGCAGCACCTGCCTGTGTCGTGCCGTCTGCCTCTTCGATCGGCTGTGTACCGTGGTTATACCCCGCACGCAGCGCATACCCGTCTATTTCAAACTGGTATCCGACGGCAAATACATCCGTGTTTTTCCAGTTGAAGTCTTTATAGCCTTTAGCGTCACCCCATTTAACCTGCTTATAGTCAAACGCGATGGTATTTTCGCGGGTAATCTTGAATGAGAACCCAACACCGATCTCCGCAGGCTGTGTCAGTTCATCCCCGAATGGAGCAGGCAGAATCCCCAAACCGGCGAACGGCCCAGTAGCTCCGGAAATCTGCCCCTTGTACTTCATCGGGATTTCCGCACGATAGACCGCACCGAGTGTCAATGCACCGACATTATAGGAGAGACCAAAATTGTAAGTAAATTTCAGGTCCTGTGCCAGCCCCTCCCCGACAGTCGTACCCATGGCATTGTAATTAATATCCAAAGCACCATACTGAAGGATTGGAGTGAAACCGACACTGAGTCCGTTCATCTCATAAGCGACCGGCACACCCAGCTGCATCAACTGGAGAGCGGTGACCATATTCATGGTGCTTTGAGAATTCTCACTACGGTAATCCGTACCCATACCGGCAGTTCCCCAGATACCGATACCCCAGTAGAAGTGATCACCGACTTTATTACCGACAGAAACTTCCGGAATCACATTCAGATCCGCAGCACTATCTTGCATGCCATTGCCGTCATTGGCGTTATATTTTACATTCGGCATAAAGAGTGTACCACCGAACGAAATCTCTGTCCCCTTGACGCTGCTCAATAACGCAGGGTTGTTAATACCGGACTCTGCACCGAACGGCATCCCGATGCTTACACCGCCCATCGAACGTGATTTCGCACCGAGACCGATCAGGTGGTCACCGTTTGTTGCAAAAGCAGATGTTGCTCCCAACGCCATAGCCGCTGCAACAGCCAATTTGATTGTACGTGTCATTTATACTCCTACGAATACAGTTATTCGACAGAAAGCCTTCGCTTTCAACTCGGATCATTATAGAGAGGCAAAAATAAATTGAATCTGAATATAAATAATGCATTATCACAGAAACTTATCATTTTTTTTATCGTAATCAAGAAAAATGGGGAAATAAAAGATTTTTATACTTATAACTTATCTTAATGGCGGTTTTAAGCATAGAAAAAAGCTGTTTCTGAGTGTTTTTGTTTTTGATACAAAAGAGAGATTTTTTTGAGAATTTTATCATATTGTTTCATTTCGAAACAGTATTTTTACTTTTCCTGTTATATATTAATGTGTTATTTGACTCTATCTGCATGCATTAGTTTTTCTTGACATGCTCTTGTCGAGATGAAACAGCAGTAAAAAAAACTATAGAAGATGGGTAACCTGGGAGCCACGCTTCTAGTGCTTATAGCGAGATCTCATAGAACATAAAACACATGCCAGGATAAGATTGCAACGAAGCAGATAAGACTATTATTTGATAGGAAAACAACCAGGGTGACTAGAATGACATAGAGGAAAATACAGCACTAATCATTCATAGATTGTTAATGATCTTACGAGTTGAATATTTGTATCCCAGACCAACATTGCTCACAAATAATATGCATTCATAGAAGTGCGCTATAAATAGGCGGGACATGATCTGGATAAGGGCAACAAGGTTGTGCTTGTCTATGCGAAAAGTAAGATAAATAGGAAGCGAGTACGGAGTACGACGCGAGCATAGCCGCAGGTGTAAAGTAAGACAGTGTAATTGGTTTTAAAAGTTAGGAGGATTAGTAAAGAAGGATAAATCCGAGAACCAGGATATCTCATGAAAAAAGGCAACGGGGTTGCGTTTTTACAGGAGTAAAGTAAGATAGATGAAGAGCGAATACGTAGTATAAAGCGAACATAGCCGCCGGAGTTTAGACTTAAGAGATTGTTGGTAATAAATTGTTGTGATTGTTTGAATGTGAAGAAATTCCGAGAACCAGGCGGCGACCTACGTTCCCAACCCTGCAAGGGTCAGTATTATCAGCGATGAGAGGCTTAGCTTCCGGGTTCGGAATGGGGCCGGGCGTTTCCCTCTCTCTATAGCCACCTGGACAATCGGATCTAAAAGCACCGAAGTGATCTTAGATCCGACTGTGTCGGGAAGTTTTCATTGTTAAAGTCAACGGCAACTACAGTGATTACAGCTTCTCATATTCAGTAAGGCAGTAAGACACTAATTTTAGGGAAAAAAGACGAACGGACTATTAGTACTGGTCAGCTAAACAGATTGCTCTGCGTACACACCCAGCCTATCAAGCATGTAGTCTTCATGCGTCCTTCAGGGAGAGTTCATCTTGGAGTTGGCTTCCCGCTTAGATGCTTTCAGCGGTTATCACATCCGAACGTAGCTACCCGGCGGTGCCCTTGGCAGGACAACCGGTGCACCAGTGGTTCGTCCAACCCGGTCCTCTCGTACTAGGGTCAGCTCTCCTCAACTCTCCTACGCCCACGGAAGATAGGGACCGAACTGTCTCACGACGTTCTGAACCCAGCTCGCGTACCGCTTTAAATGGCGAACAGCCATACCCTTGGGACCTGCTCCAGCCCCAGGATGCGATGAGCCGACATCGAGGTGCCAAACCTCCCCGTCGATGTGAGCTCTTGGGGGAGATCAGCCTGTTATCCCCGGCGTACCTTTTATCCTTTGAGCGATGGCCCTTCCACACAGAACCACCGGATCACTATGACCGTCTTTCGACTCTGCTCGACATGTACGTCTCACAGTCAGGCTGGCTTATGCCATTATACTCTGCGATGGATTTCCAACCCATCTGAGCCAACCTTTGTAAGCCTCCGTTACTTTTTAGGAGGCGACCGCCCCAGTCAAACTACCCACCAGACATTGTCCTGACAGAGGATAACTCTGCGCAGTTAGCTATCAGAATATTCAAGGGTGGTATCTCAAGGGTGCCTCATATACAACTGGCGTCATATAATCAACGGCTCCCACCTATCCTGCACATGAATATCCCAATAGCAGTGTCAAGCTATAGTAAAGGTGCACGGGGTCTTTCCGTCTTTCCGCGGGTAGGAGGAATTTTCACCTCCACTACAATTTCACTGGATCCCTGGTTGAGACAGCTCCCATCTCGTTACGCCATTCATGCAGGTCGGTATTTAACCGACAAGGAATTTCGCTACCTTAGGACCGTTATAGTTACGGCCGCCGTTTACTCGTGCTTCAATTCACCGCTTCGCAAAGCTAACGGATCCTTTTAACATTCGAGCACCGGGCAGGCGTCACACCCTATACATCCACTTACGTGTTGGCAGAGTGCTGTGTTTTTGGTAAACAGTCGGGAGGGACTCTTTGCTGCGACCCGCTTCTGCTCCACCCGCAGGGGTTTCACATACAACGGGCACACCTTATTCCGAAGTTACGGTGCTAGTTTGCAGAGTTCCTTAACCAGGGTTCTTCCACGCGCCTTAGAATACTCATCTCACCCACCTGTGTCGGTTTACGGTACGGGCGACTGTAGATATGCTTAGAAACTTTTCTCGGCACGACGGCATCAACGATTCTGTTTCTGCTCCGAAGAGCGTCGACAGCCTGTCAGATCTCGGTCTCATGTAAGGCGGATTTGCCTGCCTTACAACCTACATCCTTCGAGCCACTATTCCATCAGTGACCTCGTTTAGCCCTATGCGTCCTTCCATCACGCTCTACAGTCGGTATCGGAATATTAACCGATTTGCCATCGTCTACCCCTTTCGGACTCGACTTAGGTCCCGACTAACCCTACGATGACGAGCATCGCGTAGGAAACCTTGGGTTTACGGCGAAGCAGATTCTCACTGCTTTTATCGCTACTCATGCCTGCATGCTCACTTCCATCCGCTCCAGCACTCCTTGCCGGTATACCTTCAACGCTGAATGGAACGCTCTCCTACCACTTAGTAAAACTAAGTCTAGAGCTTCGGTGTACATCTTAGCCCCGTTATATTTTCGGCGCAGAATCGCTAGACCAGTGAGCTGTTACGCTTTCTTTAAAGGATGGCTGCTTCTAAGCCAACCTCCTGGTTGTTTCAGCAACTCCACATCCTTTTCCACTTAGATGTAACTTAGGGAC contains:
- the soxZ gene encoding thiosulfate oxidation carrier complex protein SoxZ — protein: MRIKAKLKGNVVSVKAMAKHDMWTYDIAEKKTGDRNNANFITHIDAKVGAATVMDASVSQFLSKNPIFKFAFKGDFKAGDELVMTWVDLKGNTKTSKAKIK
- a CDS encoding OmpP1/FadL family transporter — translated: MTRTIKLAVAAAMALGATSAFATNGDHLIGLGAKSRSMGGVSIGMPFGAESGINNPALLSSVKGTEISFGGTLFMPNVKYNANDGNGMQDSAADLNVIPEVSVGNKVGDHFYWGIGIWGTAGMGTDYRSENSQSTMNMVTALQLMQLGVPVAYEMNGLSVGFTPILQYGALDINYNAMGTTVGEGLAQDLKFTYNFGLSYNVGALTLGAVYRAEIPMKYKGQISGATGPFAGLGILPAPFGDELTQPAEIGVGFSFKITRENTIAFDYKQVKWGDAKGYKDFNWKNTDVFAVGYQFEIDGYALRAGYNHGTQPIEEADGTTQAGAAINVFNLLGFPAVVEDHITAGASAPLTEQLSVDLALTYALETKVSFDTSALDGMGMTGPSNEVKHSQSGVTFQLTYDF
- a CDS encoding DUF302 domain-containing protein, whose protein sequence is MKPFARTLLWTVLSLTLLISTAATDTNTQQDIRIFTVENSGGKITGKSIEKAFEAAGFLIDGNNDMNKPFKARFGATHYPVYRLATIHDPDLSAKLIAVNPLMGLLTPLSMSIWQDNEGSMNISVLSLRGLSRMTQIPMNNPDLVALAAKMEKALRAALPGGHFKSLAYQKVADPATPLSVTFKAVFEAPKDGSVLDAKDDFEAEFEGEMEPIGFLFPGFIDVNEELQERDDDSYDFYDTYSVCKLDVIFPIHQTHPEVGAFAPCTFFLYKKHGEKTVHMGFPSVQNWIASTDIADKTSLDPLIEAENLFIDTVNGITE
- a CDS encoding thiosulfate oxidation carrier protein SoxY, whose translation is MQRRTFLSLAAGACALAAVPASVRAEDFRKSKPTVWTAKTVDDALKAMYGTTATVAEGVTVVAPDVASNGGAVPVDVKSDIAAKSVMIVQNVNPESAVIVYDLNEYSIIDFSIKIKMKASGTITAIVQGNDGKLYSGSKTLDVALGGCEG
- a CDS encoding thioredoxin family protein, whose protein sequence is MDASASHRFLSKAPTVYKHHFITLFILTSFFFSLSARDIDLNRIAIDTAKQKKTLLVWLHKNDCGYCEAMYEFTLGDDKVASLIQSSFELVDININDDDTVAFKEFKGSGHDFAKHVGYNFYPSSLFLDADGEIIFAAPGYVEEKDFLNMLDYVSSGAHKSMTYDSFKREGKSE
- a CDS encoding c-type cytochrome, which encodes MFKFDRKFILGASAAAAVAMLATGCVESGDAAAPTASSADNVLTYANGKRVIDGGRYYATVNDKSGPYYVNTAAEKGGYTYGRTPTANELEAWNTTVTPWRLPPKGEGTAEEGEAVYEAKCVMCHGDFGSGGGGYPALSKGNAYDNMATLKHQRTGPDMEGPIRVFGNYWPEASTLWWYIMEGMPHPDTRSLTEDEVYALVAYIMNLNEMEIDGEEVDYEYVLDQEKFAKIVMPNKDGFEPVIDGANGLENVRAYFADPANFGAQKIASADERCMSNCQKETAKVVGISIEQKEFLPPLSEVRDLPKVENTSGVDLEAKNTYESSCAVCHGAAGMGAPVVGDKKAWDAVVGKGMDKVYARAINGTDMGMPPKGGTDLSDDKLKAVVDYMISQSK
- a CDS encoding MOSC domain-containing protein → MNKHKGKVLGLFHALKGVEGRHEYDMIEIDEQGIIGDKYYGKNLNRTILITSEEASYVMAADEGITMPYGSLGENIVIDISPYHLQAGQQLKIGETIVAITQNCTLCSSLGKVDARLPELLKNDRGIFAKTLQGGKIKKGDTVTIL